Proteins from a single region of Paraglaciecola sp. T6c:
- a CDS encoding peptidylprolyl isomerase, translating to MKPKLKHTVLVAGLYCSAVNITHATEVQIRTVLGDVNINLFDNTTPQTVDNFLSYVNSGAYANNVVHRSEPGFVIQAGGFQYNNALPLDGVPTGSSVANEPELSNVRGTIAMAKLSGNANSATSQWFVNLNNNSANLDVQNGGFTVFGQVLGDGMEIIDAIATLNRFDLGGAASAAPLRDYTQADLSAGTEVTDQHLVIISDVVVTDSASVTHSELSPVANTLINQDTSGGGSSGSSGGSLGFLSLIGLAALRFVRRLSA from the coding sequence ATGAAGCCTAAATTAAAACACACTGTGCTCGTCGCAGGATTATACTGCTCGGCAGTGAATATAACGCATGCGACGGAAGTGCAAATTCGAACGGTACTCGGTGATGTAAACATCAATCTGTTCGATAACACAACCCCGCAAACAGTAGATAACTTCCTGAGCTACGTAAATTCTGGGGCTTATGCTAATAACGTAGTACACCGTTCAGAGCCCGGGTTCGTTATTCAAGCGGGTGGTTTTCAATACAATAACGCACTACCACTCGATGGCGTACCAACGGGGAGTTCGGTTGCAAATGAGCCTGAGCTTTCGAACGTGCGCGGCACTATTGCTATGGCCAAATTGAGCGGCAATGCGAACAGTGCAACATCTCAGTGGTTTGTTAATCTTAACAACAACAGCGCAAACCTCGATGTGCAAAATGGCGGTTTCACCGTTTTTGGTCAAGTCCTAGGTGACGGTATGGAGATTATCGATGCTATCGCCACCCTTAACCGATTTGATTTAGGGGGCGCGGCAAGCGCAGCGCCTTTGCGTGATTATACTCAAGCAGATTTGTCAGCAGGGACAGAGGTAACAGACCAACACTTGGTCATTATCAGTGATGTAGTGGTGACTGACTCAGCCAGTGTGACACACTCAGAATTGAGTCCTGTGGCCAACACATTAATCAATCAAGACACAAGCGGCGGAGGAAGTTCAGGTAGCTCTGGCGGCAGTCTTGGATTTTTAAGTTTGATAGGCCTAGCAGCACTGCGTTTTGTGCGCAGGTTATCTGCGTAA
- the hutU gene encoding urocanate hydratase: protein MQRLDRNRTIRAARGSTLTAKSWQTEAALRMLMNNLDAEVAEHPHALVVYGGIGRAARDWSCYDKIVEVLTRMNNDETLLVQSGKPVGVFTTHENAPRVLIANSNLVPHWANWEHFNELDKKGLMMYGQMTAGSWIYIGSQGIVQGTYETFVSVAKAHFEGNSQGRWILTAGLGGMGGAQPLAATMAGFSMLAVEVDESRIDFRIKTGYLDEKAASLSQAIARIDAARAANKPISIGLVGNAADVFPDILAKGITPDVVTDQTSAHDPLNGYLPKGWTLAQAAQTRAVNEASVVKAAKQSMAIHVEAMLGLQAKGAATLDYGNNIRQMALDEGVLNAFDFPGFVPAYIRPLFCQGIGPFRWVALSGDPQDIYKTDAKVKELIPDNEHLHHWLDMARQRIQFQGLPARICWVGLGERQKLGLAFNEMVRTGELTAPIVIGRDHLDSGSVASPNRETEGMLDGSDAVSDWPLLNAMLNTASGATWVSLHHGGGVGMGFSQHSGMVIVCDGSEEADKRIARVLHNDPATGVMRHADAGYEIAKQCAKRHKLDLPMQSDRVTSINPQGEV, encoded by the coding sequence ATGCAACGTCTCGATAGAAATCGCACCATCCGAGCAGCAAGAGGGAGCACTTTGACAGCTAAGAGTTGGCAGACAGAAGCGGCCCTACGAATGTTAATGAATAACCTTGATGCCGAAGTGGCGGAACATCCTCATGCGCTTGTTGTGTACGGCGGCATCGGACGAGCCGCGAGGGATTGGTCTTGCTATGACAAAATCGTTGAAGTGCTAACCCGTATGAACAATGACGAAACGCTATTAGTGCAAAGTGGAAAGCCTGTGGGCGTTTTCACAACCCATGAGAATGCGCCTAGGGTACTGATAGCGAACTCAAATCTCGTTCCTCACTGGGCTAACTGGGAGCACTTCAACGAGCTCGATAAAAAAGGCTTGATGATGTATGGGCAAATGACGGCTGGCTCTTGGATCTATATTGGCTCTCAGGGCATAGTACAAGGCACATACGAAACCTTCGTCAGCGTGGCCAAAGCACACTTTGAGGGCAACTCACAGGGACGATGGATATTAACCGCTGGACTCGGGGGAATGGGGGGCGCTCAACCACTGGCCGCTACCATGGCCGGGTTCTCAATGTTGGCTGTAGAGGTGGATGAAAGTCGGATCGATTTTCGAATTAAAACAGGTTATTTAGATGAAAAAGCAGCTTCGCTAAGCCAAGCGATAGCGCGAATTGATGCGGCAAGAGCCGCTAATAAACCAATATCTATCGGCTTGGTTGGTAATGCCGCGGACGTCTTTCCCGACATACTCGCCAAGGGCATTACCCCCGACGTGGTTACGGATCAAACGAGTGCCCACGACCCTTTGAACGGATATTTACCTAAGGGTTGGACGTTGGCTCAAGCAGCCCAAACGCGCGCCGTAAACGAAGCGAGCGTGGTAAAAGCAGCGAAACAGTCTATGGCAATACATGTTGAAGCCATGCTTGGTTTGCAAGCTAAAGGCGCTGCAACACTAGACTATGGTAATAATATTCGTCAGATGGCGCTGGATGAAGGAGTACTAAACGCCTTTGATTTTCCAGGCTTTGTGCCTGCTTACATTCGCCCCTTATTCTGCCAAGGCATAGGGCCATTTCGCTGGGTGGCCTTATCAGGTGACCCACAAGACATCTACAAAACTGATGCTAAGGTAAAAGAGCTTATTCCCGACAACGAACATTTGCATCATTGGCTAGATATGGCCAGACAGCGTATTCAATTTCAAGGTTTACCAGCGCGTATTTGTTGGGTTGGCTTGGGGGAAAGGCAAAAATTGGGATTGGCTTTTAATGAAATGGTGCGCACCGGCGAATTGACCGCTCCTATTGTTATTGGGCGAGATCATTTGGATTCAGGCTCAGTGGCATCACCGAACCGCGAGACTGAAGGTATGCTTGATGGTTCTGATGCTGTTTCTGATTGGCCTTTACTAAACGCCATGTTGAATACGGCTTCGGGCGCGACATGGGTGAGCTTGCATCACGGTGGTGGTGTTGGGATGGGGTTCAGCCAGCACTCGGGCATGGTGATTGTCTGTGACGGTAGCGAAGAAGCTGATAAGCGCATAGCTCGCGTTTTACATAATGACCCGGCCACCGGCGTTATGCGCCACGCTGACGCAGGCTACGAAATCGCTAAGCAGTGCGCTAAACGTCATAAGCTCGATTTACCCATGCAAAGCGATCGAGTGACTAGCATAAACCCACAGGGGGAGGTGTAA
- the rplQ gene encoding 50S ribosomal protein L17 has protein sequence MRHRKSGRQLNRNSSHRQAMFRNMAGSLVKSELIKTTLPKAKELRRVIEPLITLAKQDSVANRRLAFARTGDKEVVGKLFNELGPRYEERPGGYIRILKCGFRTGDNAPMAYVELVDRPEVEEVVETEDAAAE, from the coding sequence ATGCGCCATCGTAAGAGTGGTCGTCAGTTGAATCGTAATAGTAGTCACCGTCAAGCGATGTTTCGCAATATGGCTGGCTCATTGGTGAAGAGTGAGTTGATTAAAACAACTCTTCCTAAAGCGAAAGAACTACGTCGCGTAATTGAACCTCTTATCACACTTGCTAAGCAAGACAGTGTTGCAAATCGCCGTTTAGCGTTTGCACGTACTGGTGATAAAGAAGTTGTAGGTAAGTTATTTAATGAACTTGGCCCTCGCTATGAAGAGCGTCCTGGTGGATATATTCGCATTTTAAAATGCGGTTTCCGTACCGGCGATAATGCTCCAATGGCATATGTAGAATTAGTAGACCGCCCAGAAGTGGAAGAAGTCGTAGAGACTGAAGACGCAGCTGCGGAATAA
- the rpoA gene encoding DNA-directed RNA polymerase subunit alpha: MSGSVTEFLKPRLVEIDNVSPTRAKVTLEPLERGFGHTLGNALRRILLSSMPGCAVTEVEIDGVLHEYSTKEGVQEDVIEILLNLKGLAVRLEGKTEATLTLVKSGAGPVLAGDIQHDGDVEIVNPSHVLCTLTGEAELSMRIKVEMGRGYVPASTRRSSEEDDRPIGRLLVDASFSPVSRISYNVESARVEQRTDLDKLIIDMETNGTIDPEEAIRRSATILAEQLDAFVELRDMSEPVEKEEKPEFDPILLRPVDDLELTVRSANCLKAEAIQYIGDLVQRTEVELLKTPNLGKKSLTEIKDVLASRGLSLGMRLENWPPESIAEKD; encoded by the coding sequence ATGTCGGGTTCTGTAACTGAATTCTTAAAACCAAGGTTAGTTGAAATTGATAACGTTTCGCCTACACGTGCAAAGGTCACTTTAGAGCCTTTGGAGCGTGGTTTTGGTCATACATTGGGTAATGCGTTACGTCGTATTCTTTTGTCATCTATGCCAGGTTGTGCAGTGACTGAAGTTGAGATCGACGGTGTATTACACGAGTACAGCACCAAAGAAGGCGTTCAAGAAGACGTTATCGAAATATTGCTTAACCTTAAAGGTTTGGCGGTACGTCTTGAAGGCAAAACCGAAGCAACACTAACATTAGTGAAGTCCGGTGCGGGCCCAGTATTAGCTGGAGACATCCAGCATGATGGTGATGTTGAAATCGTAAACCCAAGTCACGTTCTTTGTACTTTAACTGGCGAAGCTGAACTCAGCATGCGCATTAAAGTAGAAATGGGCCGTGGGTACGTTCCAGCGTCAACTCGTCGCTCTTCTGAAGAAGATGATCGCCCAATTGGTCGTTTATTGGTTGATGCTTCATTTAGTCCAGTATCACGTATTTCGTACAACGTTGAATCTGCGCGTGTTGAACAACGCACTGATTTAGACAAGTTAATTATCGATATGGAAACCAATGGCACTATCGATCCCGAAGAAGCGATTCGTCGCTCAGCAACTATATTAGCTGAGCAATTAGACGCATTCGTTGAACTTCGTGATATGTCAGAGCCTGTTGAGAAAGAAGAGAAGCCGGAATTTGATCCGATTCTTCTTCGCCCAGTTGATGATTTAGAACTTACAGTACGTTCAGCTAACTGCCTTAAAGCAGAAGCGATACAATATATTGGTGACCTAGTACAACGCACCGAAGTTGAGTTGTTAAAGACTCCTAACTTAGGTAAAAAATCTCTTACTGAGATCAAAGATGTACTAGCTTCTCGTGGACTTTCACTAGGTATGCGCTTAGAGAACTGGCCACCAGAAAGCATCGCAGAAAAAGATTAA
- the hutI gene encoding imidazolonepropionase, translating into MNQNADFCINNVNIATMRSTKQTENDPYGIRENACIFIKNGLIDAIEPAKRRLSSTIKTFDAQRKWLLPGLIDCHTHLVFAGNRALEFEMRQQGMSYAQIAQRGGGIRSTVNATRLASYEGLLNSAIGRAARLVEEGVTTIEIKSGYGLDLATELRMLQVAKDIESYLLVNIQPTYLGAHSVPFEFHEDPDAYVDFVCEHVMPEVIKQGIATSVDVFCESIAFSPVQCEKVFRSAKHYGLNIKAHVEQLSDLKGARLAAKFNALSVDHIEYLPPDDVPAIAKSNTVAVLLPGAFYHLRETQRPPLTALRRHHVPIALASDLNPGSSPVASLLTIMNMGCILFGMTPAEALSGVTRNAAQALGLAQKGQISSGFDADMCLWDIQHPNELSYGINQIRPTRVWVNGKER; encoded by the coding sequence ATGAATCAGAATGCAGATTTCTGTATTAACAATGTCAATATAGCGACGATGCGCTCCACTAAGCAGACAGAAAATGATCCATACGGCATAAGAGAAAACGCCTGTATTTTCATTAAAAACGGCCTTATAGACGCAATTGAGCCGGCGAAAAGACGACTAAGTAGCACAATTAAAACGTTTGACGCACAAAGGAAATGGCTACTACCCGGTTTGATTGATTGTCACACTCATTTAGTGTTTGCAGGCAACCGCGCACTAGAGTTTGAGATGCGCCAGCAGGGCATGAGTTACGCGCAAATAGCGCAACGAGGTGGGGGTATTCGAAGTACAGTTAATGCCACACGTTTAGCCTCCTATGAGGGCTTACTCAATTCTGCCATAGGCCGCGCAGCACGCTTAGTTGAAGAAGGGGTAACCACGATTGAAATCAAGTCTGGTTATGGTCTTGATTTAGCAACAGAGCTTCGTATGTTGCAGGTGGCCAAAGATATCGAATCATATTTACTGGTCAATATTCAGCCGACCTATCTCGGAGCACATAGCGTACCGTTTGAATTTCACGAAGACCCAGATGCTTATGTGGACTTTGTTTGTGAGCACGTCATGCCAGAAGTCATTAAGCAAGGGATAGCGACCAGTGTTGATGTGTTCTGTGAGTCAATCGCGTTTAGCCCAGTGCAATGTGAAAAAGTATTCCGTTCGGCTAAGCATTATGGTTTGAATATAAAAGCCCATGTAGAGCAATTATCTGATCTGAAAGGTGCGAGGTTAGCTGCCAAATTTAACGCATTGTCCGTTGACCATATCGAATACCTGCCACCTGACGATGTACCCGCAATCGCCAAATCTAATACCGTAGCTGTACTGTTACCTGGTGCGTTTTATCACCTACGCGAAACCCAACGCCCCCCTTTAACAGCTCTTCGCCGACATCATGTACCAATAGCCTTGGCGAGCGACCTCAATCCCGGCAGCTCGCCTGTAGCATCATTACTAACGATCATGAATATGGGTTGCATATTATTTGGTATGACACCCGCAGAAGCGTTATCGGGTGTCACACGAAATGCGGCGCAGGCTCTAGGTCTAGCTCAGAAGGGACAAATTTCATCAGGTTTTGATGCAGATATGTGTTTATGGGACATACAACATCCTAATGAACTAAGCTACGGCATTAACCAAATTCGTCCGACTCGTGTTTGGGTTAATGGTAAAGAGCGCTGA
- a CDS encoding nitroreductase family protein yields the protein MSHQIIKDLSTRYTVKKYDTSKRISDEDIAVIKEAIRLSASSINSQPWKFILVESDEGKQRLHDTFANKHQFNQHHAKEASHTLLLAYDPHFTKEKFVKRVDAEVSSGHLPADMRDSFMGAYAFAEMNTDESGYNGSWTKAQVYLALGNIMHTLARLGIASTPMEGVDKELIGEKFSDELDGHICEVALAMGYQNTDDDWNYGLPKARLAIEEIIAVV from the coding sequence ATGTCTCACCAAATTATCAAAGATTTAAGCACGCGTTATACAGTGAAAAAATACGATACGTCTAAGCGGATTTCGGATGAAGATATCGCCGTTATTAAAGAAGCGATCCGCTTATCCGCTTCATCAATTAATTCGCAACCTTGGAAATTTATCCTAGTTGAAAGTGATGAAGGGAAGCAACGCTTACATGATACGTTTGCAAATAAACATCAGTTTAACCAGCACCATGCGAAAGAAGCATCACATACTCTTCTACTGGCATACGACCCGCACTTTACTAAAGAAAAGTTTGTTAAACGTGTTGATGCAGAGGTGAGTTCAGGTCACTTGCCCGCGGACATGCGAGATTCCTTTATGGGGGCATACGCTTTTGCTGAAATGAATACGGACGAGAGTGGATACAATGGCAGTTGGACCAAAGCGCAAGTGTATCTAGCACTTGGCAATATTATGCACACACTTGCACGATTAGGTATCGCATCTACACCGATGGAAGGAGTTGATAAAGAGTTGATTGGTGAGAAATTCAGTGACGAGCTTGATGGTCACATTTGTGAAGTAGCCTTGGCTATGGGCTATCAAAATACCGATGACGATTGGAACTATGGCTTGCCTAAAGCTCGCCTAGCCATTGAGGAAATCATTGCGGTTGTATAG
- the hutG gene encoding formimidoylglutamase — translation MNNTFIWQGRTDDEDKARGLRWHQVVNQKASSTTNPHCCLIGLACDLGVKENKGRVGAKTGPNAIRSALANLPYQHNVSLLDKGDVVANECLDSCQQNYATEVSKALKQNCFVIGLGGGHEIAWGSYLGLQHAFNNSDVAKDNSKRIGIINFDAHFDLRLPAPHASSGTPFRQIHQYCTEHSLPFDYACLGIAKTANTLALFDSAAMTGTRFLLDEDCSVDKAISLLTPMLSEIDLLYVTICLDAFSSANAPGVSAPSTLGIEIPFVLQILRWLAANQNKLGYQWALTDVAEMNPTYDIDQRTTKLAARLLFEVVNAKFP, via the coding sequence ATGAACAATACATTTATATGGCAGGGGCGCACTGATGATGAAGATAAGGCGCGTGGGTTAAGGTGGCATCAGGTTGTAAACCAAAAAGCGAGCTCTACAACTAACCCGCACTGTTGTTTAATTGGCCTCGCGTGCGATCTGGGCGTGAAAGAAAACAAAGGTAGAGTTGGTGCAAAAACGGGCCCAAATGCCATTCGTTCCGCCCTAGCCAACTTACCGTATCAGCACAATGTCAGTTTGCTTGATAAAGGCGATGTAGTCGCCAACGAATGCCTAGATTCCTGTCAGCAAAATTATGCAACTGAGGTATCAAAAGCGCTTAAGCAAAACTGTTTTGTTATTGGTTTAGGCGGCGGACATGAGATAGCTTGGGGAAGTTACCTAGGTTTACAGCATGCATTCAACAACTCTGATGTAGCAAAGGATAATTCAAAACGTATCGGCATTATTAACTTCGACGCGCACTTTGATCTACGTTTACCAGCACCGCATGCTAGTTCTGGAACCCCGTTTAGACAAATTCACCAGTACTGTACCGAGCATTCTCTACCATTTGACTACGCGTGTTTAGGAATAGCCAAGACCGCCAACACATTAGCATTATTTGATAGTGCAGCAATGACGGGCACACGATTTCTACTCGACGAAGATTGCTCAGTAGATAAAGCGATATCATTGCTTACTCCGATGTTGAGCGAAATTGACTTGCTGTATGTCACGATATGTCTTGATGCATTCTCAAGCGCTAATGCGCCGGGGGTAAGCGCGCCAAGCACATTGGGTATCGAGATACCCTTTGTATTGCAAATCCTGAGATGGCTCGCCGCAAATCAGAACAAACTTGGTTATCAGTGGGCTTTAACGGATGTAGCAGAAATGAATCCCACTTACGATATCGACCAGCGAACAACTAAACTAGCAGCAAGGCTGTTATTCGAAGTAGTAAATGCGAAATTCCCTTAA
- the hutC gene encoding histidine utilization repressor, which yields MQPRYVLIKSAIIDKIESGKMKPGDKVGSENQLAETFQVSRMTARRALTELVDEGVLARSQGVGTFVSDHRPMSALLEIRSIDDEIMRRGHDYSNEVLSQKCVKANNQQAAWFDIMVGTDLFHTRVVHLENAQPVQLEDRLVNPKWAPQYLEQDFSQTTANHYLNSVAPLTQADHAIEAILPTNSVAQVLAIDNNQPCLQVSRRTFSAKGIVSYALLFHPGNRYRIGGHLDFSRSIRSENATSR from the coding sequence ATGCAACCAAGATACGTTTTAATTAAGTCGGCCATAATAGATAAAATCGAGTCTGGGAAAATGAAGCCCGGAGACAAGGTTGGCTCAGAAAATCAGTTAGCAGAAACATTTCAGGTCAGCCGTATGACCGCAAGGCGCGCGTTAACTGAACTGGTCGATGAAGGCGTACTGGCGCGCAGCCAAGGGGTGGGTACATTTGTAAGCGATCATCGCCCCATGAGCGCATTGCTGGAAATTCGAAGTATAGACGATGAAATTATGCGTCGTGGCCATGACTACAGCAATGAGGTACTCAGTCAAAAATGCGTTAAAGCCAATAATCAGCAAGCCGCTTGGTTTGACATTATGGTCGGTACAGACCTGTTTCATACTCGAGTCGTACACTTAGAGAATGCCCAGCCAGTACAACTTGAAGATCGCCTAGTTAATCCTAAATGGGCTCCGCAATACCTAGAACAGGACTTCAGCCAGACGACGGCTAACCATTATCTAAATAGCGTCGCGCCGTTGACTCAAGCGGATCATGCTATTGAAGCGATATTGCCTACTAACAGTGTGGCTCAAGTTTTAGCAATCGATAATAACCAGCCCTGTTTGCAAGTGAGTCGTCGTACATTTTCAGCCAAAGGGATCGTGAGTTACGCCTTGTTATTCCACCCAGGAAATCGTTACCGCATCGGAGGACATCTCGATTTCTCCCGTTCTATTAGGAGTGAGAATGCAACGTCTCGATAG
- the hutH gene encoding histidine ammonia-lyase, with protein sequence MEQKYLLQPGKLTIETMRQVHRRHVPITLAPDSFERIHSAEQTVRDVITQGRTVYGINTGFGLLANTKIEVDELELLQRSIVLSHAAGIGTLMSASTVRLLMLLKINSLARGYSGIRLIVIEALIALYNHQVYPAIPEKGSVGASGDLAPLAHMSAVLLGEGEVIYQGNQISAEKGLMIAGLQPISLAPKEGLALLNGTQASTAFALQGLFYAENALTSSIAIGALSVDAALGSRVPFNERIHIVRGHQAQIDVATGFRTLLQESEIGKSHGGCEKVQDPYSLRCQPQVMGACLQQMRFAKQILVTEANGVSDNPIVFSESDDVLSGGNFHAETVAMAADMLAIALAEIGALSERRMALLIDSSLSGLPPFLVDNGGVNSGFMIAQVTSAALASENKSYAHPASIDSLPTSANQEDHVSMATFAGRRLRDIFDNVAGILAIEWLAASQGIDFRFPLKTSTQLQSVHALMRSKVTFYDKDRYFSPDIEQAKLLITRHSLSDLVQQDIQLL encoded by the coding sequence ATGGAGCAGAAGTATCTTCTTCAACCTGGGAAGTTAACCATAGAAACGATGCGTCAAGTACACAGGCGTCATGTGCCAATCACGCTCGCCCCCGATAGTTTTGAGCGCATTCATAGCGCAGAACAAACCGTACGAGATGTCATAACCCAAGGTCGCACCGTATATGGTATCAATACCGGTTTTGGGCTTCTGGCGAATACTAAGATTGAGGTGGATGAACTCGAGTTATTGCAGCGAAGTATCGTGCTGTCGCATGCGGCTGGTATTGGCACACTTATGTCTGCATCGACCGTTAGACTCCTTATGCTATTGAAAATCAATTCACTAGCAAGAGGCTACTCAGGTATTCGATTAATCGTTATAGAAGCATTGATCGCTTTGTACAATCATCAAGTGTATCCGGCAATACCCGAAAAAGGTTCAGTAGGCGCGTCTGGTGATTTGGCCCCTCTTGCGCATATGAGCGCGGTTCTTTTGGGGGAAGGTGAGGTCATATATCAAGGAAATCAGATTTCCGCCGAGAAAGGGCTGATGATCGCTGGCTTGCAGCCTATTTCATTAGCGCCTAAGGAAGGCTTAGCACTGTTAAATGGTACGCAAGCATCAACGGCGTTTGCCTTGCAAGGGCTGTTTTATGCTGAAAATGCCTTAACGAGTTCTATCGCTATTGGCGCGTTATCTGTTGATGCAGCGCTTGGCTCTCGTGTGCCTTTCAACGAGCGTATTCATATTGTCCGGGGGCATCAAGCACAAATAGACGTGGCAACAGGATTTAGAACTTTGCTACAGGAATCTGAAATAGGCAAATCACATGGAGGGTGTGAGAAGGTACAAGACCCATACTCTTTAAGGTGCCAGCCACAAGTGATGGGAGCATGCCTGCAGCAAATGCGTTTCGCCAAACAGATTCTTGTCACCGAAGCAAATGGCGTGTCGGATAACCCAATCGTCTTTTCAGAGTCGGACGACGTTCTTTCTGGCGGTAATTTTCATGCTGAAACCGTGGCCATGGCCGCTGATATGCTCGCCATTGCCCTCGCAGAAATTGGCGCGCTTTCAGAGCGACGCATGGCGTTACTCATTGACTCTAGCTTAAGCGGTTTGCCGCCTTTTTTGGTGGACAATGGCGGGGTGAATTCTGGTTTTATGATTGCACAAGTAACAAGCGCCGCGCTAGCCAGCGAGAATAAAAGCTACGCTCATCCTGCGTCGATCGATTCCTTGCCCACCTCTGCCAATCAGGAAGATCACGTCTCCATGGCGACGTTTGCGGGAAGAAGGCTACGAGATATTTTTGATAACGTCGCGGGCATTTTGGCTATTGAATGGTTGGCGGCTTCTCAAGGTATCGATTTTCGATTTCCCTTAAAAACCAGTACGCAGTTGCAAAGTGTGCACGCTTTGATGCGCAGCAAGGTCACTTTCTACGATAAAGACAGGTACTTTTCTCCGGACATTGAGCAAGCCAAATTATTAATTACTCGCCATTCTCTAAGCGACTTGGTGCAGCAAGATATTCAGCTTCTTTGA